From Deltaproteobacteria bacterium:
ACGCCCCACCGGCGCGCCGCGTGGACGACGCCCCCCACGTGGTCCGGGTGGTGATGAGTGAGCCATACCTCGGCCAGCGGCCGGCCGCGCGCCGCCCACGCTGCGATCGCGTCGTCGAGCGCCCGCTGCTCGTCCGGGTACGGCGAGGCGGGATCGATCGCGACGCAGCGCCCGGCCCCGAGCAGATAACAATTGGTATGCGTGGCAGGCGGCAAGGTCGGCGTGCGGACGGGACACACGGCGATGCCCGGGGTCCACTCCCACACCCGCGGCCCGCCCTGCTCGCGCGCCGCGGCCGCGCGACAGCGCTCGGCCGCGCCGTCGATGCCCGGCGCGAGCGCGCGCAACACGCTCACGACCGGCGGCGGAATCAGCCACAGGCCGGACGCCCACCGCGCGAGCGCCTCGCCGGGGGTCACCCAGGCGCCGTCGTCGTGCTCCCCGCCGCTGAGCGCGTGGTCGGGCTCGGCGCCGTCCGGGCAGCGCACGAGGAAGTAGCGCGCGTCGAACCGAATCGGCGCGAAGTCGGGAGTGATCCACCGGCCCGCGTCGACGAAGGCGGCCGGATCGGCCGGCAGCACCACGCCGGTCTCCTCTCGTACCTCGCGCGCGCACGCGGCCTCGGCGCTGGCATCCTGCGGTTCCACGGCGCCGCCGCACAGCGACCAAAAGCCGCCGAAAAATGGCGAGGACGCGGCGCGTCGCGCCAGATACACCTGCACGCCGGAGGCGCCGGATGCCGGGCGCCACAGCGCGGCGGCGACGGCGGCGCGCGGGACCGTGGGCATGCGGACAATGTAGCGAAATCTGCGGCCGGCTCAAAAGTGCGTGACGCGCGCCGGCTCGCGACGTACACTGGAGCCAAGGGCGGACTGCATGGTCAGCGTCACGGCGCGAAAGATCCGCAACCACGCGTCGTCGCGATCCGGCGATCGATCCGGCGTCGCGCTCGGTCGCGTGTACACGGGTTACCTGATCTCGTACCCGGTGA
This genomic window contains:
- a CDS encoding MBL fold metallo-hydrolase, with product MPTVPRAAVAAALWRPASGASGVQVYLARRAASSPFFGGFWSLCGGAVEPQDASAEAACAREVREETGVVLPADPAAFVDAGRWITPDFAPIRFDARYFLVRCPDGAEPDHALSGGEHDDGAWVTPGEALARWASGLWLIPPPVVSVLRALAPGIDGAAERCRAAAAREQGGPRVWEWTPGIAVCPVRTPTLPPATHTNCYLLGAGRCVAIDPASPYPDEQRALDDAIAAWAARGRPLAEVWLTHHHPDHVGGVVHAARRWGVPVAAHEETARRLAGHVRVDRAIRDGDVVELPGDPPRRVRAVFTPGHAPGHLCFFEETTGALVAGDMVAAVGTIVIDPDEGDMAAYLDSLRRMKALRARYLLPAHGGPIVDADAKLDGYIAHRLWREARVVDALAGRGAATAAELIPSVYADVPASLHALAERSLVAHLAKLARDGRVRADGPRWSLIE